From Ignavibacteriota bacterium, the proteins below share one genomic window:
- a CDS encoding DUF2064 domain-containing protein, giving the protein MYVRNKKALVIFSKAPELAHRAPDEPYAGLPWTDLDALYSAMFDDVLETALTLPSIDVYILKNDPEFSNEFLIRLNPKVQILEHPNTALHERVHYAFETLFSLKYEQVVLLLEPNPLMTKADLRNTFELLHYDDDSVVVGQNSNGKCFLLALKSDHSDLFEAMGDTDVFSNEQCFFERICERELMVFPIPPKYPLDTGSSLHRLKVELEELAGGNGFSQHTRTMFRSIDKKYRLRKFR; this is encoded by the coding sequence ATGTATGTTCGAAATAAAAAAGCATTGGTGATATTCTCGAAAGCGCCTGAACTTGCTCATCGCGCTCCCGATGAACCATACGCAGGTTTGCCGTGGACAGACCTTGATGCTCTTTATTCTGCAATGTTTGATGATGTTCTTGAAACAGCGCTCACCTTGCCTTCGATTGATGTTTATATCTTAAAAAATGACCCGGAATTTTCCAACGAATTTCTCATCCGCCTCAATCCTAAAGTTCAAATTTTAGAACACCCGAATACTGCACTACATGAACGTGTGCACTATGCATTTGAAACATTGTTTTCATTGAAGTATGAACAAGTTGTTCTTTTGCTGGAACCCAATCCGCTTATGACAAAAGCAGATTTACGGAATACATTCGAACTGCTTCATTATGACGATGATTCTGTCGTCGTCGGACAAAATAGTAACGGGAAATGTTTCCTTCTTGCTTTGAAATCTGACCATTCTGATTTGTTTGAAGCGATGGGAGATACGGATGTATTTTCCAATGAACAATGTTTTTTTGAACGGATTTGTGAACGCGAATTAATGGTGTTTCCTATTCCGCCTAAATATCCGCTTGATACAGGTTCATCGCTTCATCGCTTGAAAGTCGAATTGGAAGAGTTGGCTGGCGGAAACGGGTTTTCTCAACACACGCGGACAATGTTTCGCTCCATTGATAAAAAATACAGGCTTCGTAAGTTCCGTTGA
- a CDS encoding nicotinate-nucleotide adenylyltransferase: MKRFGIYGGTFNPPHLGHLIVTESVQDQLQFDNVLFIPAAIPPHKIESQIAPVRARLEMTALAISKNRSFEVSDIEITRTGFSYTIDTVNQLKELYPHTNFSLIIGADNFLEIESWKSPEKILEQVELIVMNRFGFEPALMNSKFMKEARFVTVPNIGISSTEIRRLVKQERSIRYLVPPEVEQYIYVNGLYRT, translated from the coding sequence TTGAAACGTTTCGGAATTTATGGTGGCACCTTTAACCCGCCACATCTCGGGCATCTTATCGTGACGGAAAGTGTTCAAGACCAGTTGCAGTTTGATAACGTGTTGTTTATTCCTGCTGCAATTCCGCCGCATAAAATCGAGAGTCAAATTGCCCCGGTTCGCGCCCGGCTCGAAATGACAGCGCTCGCGATTTCCAAGAACAGGTCGTTTGAAGTTTCAGATATTGAAATTACCCGGACGGGTTTTTCTTACACAATTGATACAGTGAATCAGTTAAAAGAATTGTATCCACACACGAATTTTTCTCTCATCATCGGCGCGGATAATTTTCTTGAAATTGAATCATGGAAATCCCCCGAAAAAATTCTTGAGCAGGTTGAACTTATCGTGATGAATCGTTTTGGATTTGAACCGGCGCTGATGAACTCGAAGTTTATGAAAGAAGCAAGGTTTGTTACGGTTCCTAACATAGGAATTTCGAGCACGGAAATACGCAGACTGGTGAAGCAAGAACGTTCCATCCGTTATCTCGTTCCTCCAGAAGTGGAACAATATATCTACGTCAATGGTTTGTACAGAACGTAG
- a CDS encoding ABC transporter permease → MSFQYTIKEGIAGFRRQKLAAVGSILTITISLLLLGMFYLLSVQASKAVEQIRQQVDVEVFLNESLKKNKIVDVQAQIQAVEGIASAEYFSKEDAAEFFKKEFGDDIGNVLDFNPFPPSFKITLKEQFRTAGQVEEIKTKLQSIKGIDDVVYRKDMLEFFDNRTKGLNSLALAFGIFLAFSAVVLVSNSIRLTIVARKNAIQVMKLVGATRWFIRSPFLIEGMLLGFFGGLVAAGLLFYFITSTKELLSFELTSLVQASFRFYLMVIVAGSGLGVLGSLFSARKYISESVV, encoded by the coding sequence ATGAGTTTTCAATACACAATCAAAGAAGGAATTGCCGGATTCCGTCGTCAGAAGTTGGCGGCGGTCGGCTCGATTCTCACAATCACAATTTCCCTGTTACTGCTCGGCATGTTTTATCTCCTCTCGGTTCAGGCATCGAAGGCAGTCGAGCAAATCCGTCAGCAAGTGGATGTGGAAGTGTTCCTCAATGAATCATTGAAGAAAAATAAAATTGTTGATGTTCAGGCACAGATTCAAGCCGTCGAAGGAATTGCCAGCGCTGAATATTTTTCCAAAGAAGACGCGGCTGAATTTTTCAAGAAAGAATTTGGCGACGACATCGGTAACGTGCTTGATTTTAACCCGTTCCCCCCTTCATTCAAGATTACTCTCAAAGAACAGTTTCGAACTGCCGGACAAGTTGAAGAGATAAAAACAAAACTCCAATCAATCAAAGGGATTGATGACGTCGTGTACCGGAAAGATATGCTTGAATTTTTCGACAACCGTACGAAAGGATTAAACTCGCTCGCGCTTGCTTTCGGAATTTTCCTTGCCTTCTCTGCAGTTGTTCTCGTTTCCAATTCAATCCGGCTTACCATTGTAGCACGGAAGAATGCAATTCAAGTGATGAAACTTGTCGGCGCAACCCGTTGGTTCATTCGCTCTCCATTTTTGATTGAGGGAATGTTGCTTGGATTTTTCGGCGGGCTTGTTGCGGCGGGATTGCTTTTTTATTTCATCACCTCGACAAAAGAACTTCTCTCCTTTGAACTGACTTCACTCGTTCAAGCCTCATTCCGGTTTTACCTGATGGTCATTGTTGCAGGTTCGGGATTAGGTGTTCTCGGAAGTCTTTTTTCAGCACGGAAGTATATTTCCGAATCGGTTGTCTAA
- a CDS encoding glycosyltransferase family 2 protein — protein sequence MSPDVSIIIVTYNSASYIEQCIHSIHEHSQQTSFEIIIVDNCSLDTTVQIIESKFPQAKIFQNQHNVGFASANNQGIEASEGKYILLLNPDTEFKSNLLQESLTFLKHHPDVGCVGPQILNVDGSIQRTGVSFPSLWNSFVEIFFLEQLFPSTRIFGRHRRLFDNPNEEHIVDYLQGSCLMFPKQVLQKLAGMDERFFLYFEETDLCYRLKQEGWKTVYVPQAKLLHYGGSGSEYYNEFRLLNYHKSFLLFHSKHYSQTKQIVFRLILFARAFVRGCTFVVLSFRPNYVERAVAYFKTALYLSGVKK from the coding sequence ATGTCGCCGGATGTTTCCATAATTATTGTCACGTACAACTCGGCGTCGTATATCGAACAATGTATTCATTCAATACACGAGCATTCACAACAAACTTCTTTTGAAATAATAATTGTTGATAATTGTTCATTAGATACTACCGTTCAAATTATAGAAAGTAAATTCCCTCAGGCCAAAATATTCCAAAACCAACATAATGTCGGATTTGCATCAGCGAACAATCAAGGCATCGAAGCAAGCGAGGGAAAGTATATTCTTCTCCTCAATCCCGACACAGAGTTCAAATCAAATCTCTTACAGGAAAGTTTGACGTTTCTGAAACATCATCCTGATGTTGGTTGCGTGGGTCCACAGATTCTGAACGTTGACGGAAGTATACAACGAACCGGAGTTAGTTTTCCGTCTCTGTGGAATAGTTTTGTTGAAATATTTTTCCTCGAGCAACTTTTTCCATCTACTCGAATCTTTGGTCGTCATCGCCGCTTGTTTGATAATCCAAATGAAGAACATATTGTGGATTATCTTCAAGGTTCTTGCCTGATGTTCCCCAAACAAGTATTACAGAAACTTGCTGGGATGGACGAACGATTCTTTCTCTATTTCGAAGAGACGGATTTGTGCTACCGTTTGAAACAGGAAGGATGGAAGACGGTCTATGTTCCGCAAGCAAAACTACTACACTACGGCGGAAGCGGGAGCGAGTATTACAATGAGTTTCGACTTTTGAACTATCACAAAAGTTTTCTGTTGTTTCACTCGAAACATTATTCACAGACAAAACAGATTGTCTTTCGTTTGATTCTGTTTGCGCGAGCGTTCGTTCGGGGGTGTACATTTGTCGTACTTTCATTTCGTCCGAATTATGTTGAACGCGCTGTTGCCTATTTCAAAACAGCGCTGTACTTATCGGGAGTGAAGAAATGA
- a CDS encoding S8 family serine peptidase produces the protein MLSLKNILCSIALVCFFQVSAFASNSFQVSKSSNPRPSLFSKTKENSHYLHDRIIIKLKSTVTLSKGAKIFGLSNVDKVLSEFSTTSVEKMFEETNLSQAKESPLTGVFVAKFTAPVDAFELASEVSQLPEVEYAEPWFIYPVGADSIFRPNDTLYTKGSQWGLGKIKADSAWYHAKGDASVVIGIIDTGVEWDHPDLYGNIWLNPGEDAWSNPNDPSTGNGVDDDGNGFVDDWRGWDFGGASYQNPVADNNPNAKTGNIGHGTHVAGIASASTNNTTGVAGIGFSCKVLPIKTASDNDARGTGGNAFIVFGFQGIKYAADVHADVVNCSWGGAGYSQFEQDVVDYATERGTVVVAAAGNSGLREAQYPAAYRGVFSVGARVNAGTGYELKAGYSTYHTSVDVTAPGGSGSGISEMILSTYVDSSYAYMSGTSMAAPFVAGLIGLTKAKYPDLNSEQAAEQVRVTSDPKENTPNYRYLLGKGRINAYRAVKDSSPVFPSVRLLSYALDDESGGNGNGIPDPGETINLLCTFKNYLRETSPTASVTLVSTDANKIQVINNSFTLGSITTLGTVNNFSIPFTIKIGSSVATNLLHELRFDFKDGTTYSDFQWIELLLNPLFITHKVGNVAFSVSNFGSLGYFDYAQGSGVSYGDGFQYPIGDPSSLFHASLMVATDSNHVVDNAFGNPSNSSAVDWKVAYDGKFSLPQIPGTDQLIQAAYTDSSAGTSRIGLKVRQRSYAYSTFPDNDYIIIQFDIKNIRTDTIKNALVGIYADWDIGDVNENKVRYDGTKNLGYMWDSTGSNYFGISLLTSTVASSFRAVNNPIYVYNGFTEGNKYRFLNEGFVLTEGTPIGDWSFVISAGPFTIPPGDSNKVAFAFLGGDNLSDLKANVDAAKNNWLALTSGLAIPELISPENDSAFLNPSPTLSWESTSLATEYICQVSTDRLFFHKVVDTTVTDTTLQIGPLTDSTRYFWRTRAKNSTSVSLWSEIRSFVLSVPLQKPQITISVLQNPVLTKYFDVIISSHMELIQNPLVQTVSANERDTIDMTEISPQLYKGSSVFKATGSLTLLVYVKATNGQDSAASKTINVGLVKKGEITEIASVDGDARVIFRENTVTEDIYVVVSKETPIKSEKIVSALFTVSPDRKFSKDLSVEFDYSRLIIPKEKVPHLCVYQKKENELVQLESWIDHKSKKIIGKTQQTGTFFLGLSAINVAQILPENYQLYQNYPNPFNPSTKISFDVVQPSHVNIKIYNYLGQLVSTLVDEDFMSGNYNVVWNSKNEGGISMASGVYFCKMVAVNLQTATVEYQQTISMTIIK, from the coding sequence ATGTTATCTCTCAAAAATATTCTTTGCAGTATTGCACTTGTATGTTTTTTTCAGGTTTCTGCATTCGCATCGAATTCTTTTCAAGTCAGTAAATCATCCAATCCAAGACCTTCGCTTTTCAGCAAGACGAAGGAGAATAGTCATTATTTACATGATAGAATTATTATCAAACTGAAAAGCACCGTGACGCTTTCAAAAGGAGCGAAAATATTCGGGCTTTCAAATGTAGATAAAGTATTGTCAGAATTTTCAACCACCTCGGTTGAAAAAATGTTTGAGGAAACGAATTTGTCCCAAGCGAAAGAATCGCCGCTTACCGGAGTATTTGTGGCAAAGTTCACCGCCCCGGTGGATGCGTTTGAACTTGCAAGCGAAGTCTCACAACTTCCTGAAGTTGAATATGCGGAACCATGGTTTATTTATCCTGTTGGCGCTGATTCCATCTTTCGTCCTAATGACACGCTTTATACCAAAGGAAGCCAATGGGGATTGGGAAAAATAAAGGCTGACTCCGCATGGTATCATGCAAAGGGTGATGCTTCGGTCGTGATTGGTATAATAGATACAGGAGTGGAGTGGGACCATCCGGATTTGTATGGAAATATTTGGTTAAATCCCGGAGAAGATGCCTGGTCTAATCCGAACGACCCTTCAACCGGAAACGGAGTTGATGACGATGGGAACGGATTCGTAGATGATTGGCGCGGCTGGGATTTCGGAGGGGCGTCGTACCAAAATCCTGTTGCAGATAACAATCCAAATGCAAAAACCGGGAATATCGGGCATGGAACACATGTTGCCGGAATTGCATCTGCCTCGACAAATAACACAACAGGAGTTGCAGGAATAGGATTTAGTTGTAAAGTACTTCCAATCAAAACAGCTTCGGATAACGATGCTCGCGGTACGGGTGGAAATGCGTTTATTGTGTTTGGATTCCAGGGAATAAAATACGCGGCAGATGTTCACGCTGACGTTGTCAATTGCAGTTGGGGCGGCGCAGGGTATTCTCAATTCGAGCAAGATGTTGTTGATTACGCAACTGAGCGAGGAACGGTAGTCGTTGCCGCCGCAGGAAATTCAGGGTTAAGAGAAGCGCAGTATCCTGCAGCGTATCGAGGTGTTTTTTCCGTCGGGGCAAGAGTAAATGCAGGGACCGGCTATGAACTGAAAGCCGGTTACTCAACGTATCACACAAGTGTAGATGTAACTGCACCCGGAGGAAGCGGTTCGGGAATTAGCGAGATGATTCTCAGTACGTATGTTGATAGTTCGTATGCGTATATGTCCGGTACCTCCATGGCGGCGCCGTTCGTTGCAGGATTGATTGGACTAACAAAAGCCAAATATCCTGATTTGAATTCTGAACAAGCGGCAGAGCAAGTACGAGTTACTTCAGACCCGAAAGAAAACACTCCTAATTATAGATACTTGCTCGGGAAAGGAAGAATCAATGCGTACCGTGCTGTGAAAGATAGTTCACCTGTTTTTCCTTCAGTTCGATTACTCTCCTACGCGCTTGATGATGAATCCGGAGGCAATGGGAATGGAATTCCTGATCCAGGTGAAACTATAAATTTACTCTGCACATTTAAAAATTATTTACGTGAAACTTCTCCAACCGCATCCGTAACACTGGTGTCTACCGATGCGAATAAAATTCAAGTGATTAACAATTCATTTACTCTTGGGAGTATCACTACGCTTGGAACAGTAAATAACTTTTCTATTCCGTTTACAATAAAAATAGGAAGTTCTGTTGCAACAAATCTCCTTCATGAATTGAGGTTTGATTTTAAGGATGGTACTACGTACTCAGATTTTCAGTGGATTGAGTTGCTTCTGAATCCTCTTTTTATTACACATAAAGTCGGAAATGTTGCATTTTCAGTATCAAATTTCGGCTCACTTGGGTATTTTGATTACGCACAAGGTTCTGGTGTTTCGTACGGCGATGGTTTCCAGTATCCAATCGGCGACCCGTCATCACTCTTCCATGCTTCGCTGATGGTTGCAACCGATTCAAACCACGTTGTTGATAATGCATTCGGAAATCCCAGCAATTCAAGTGCAGTTGATTGGAAAGTAGCATATGATGGTAAATTCAGTTTACCTCAAATACCAGGTACAGACCAATTAATACAAGCCGCTTATACTGATTCAAGTGCTGGAACAAGCAGAATAGGTTTAAAAGTAAGACAAAGATCTTATGCTTACTCAACTTTTCCTGATAACGACTATATCATTATCCAATTCGATATAAAGAATATTCGTACAGATACTATCAAAAATGCTCTTGTAGGCATCTATGCCGATTGGGATATTGGCGATGTAAATGAAAATAAAGTACGTTATGATGGAACAAAGAATTTAGGATACATGTGGGATTCAACAGGTTCAAATTATTTTGGCATTTCATTGTTGACTTCAACTGTCGCTTCTTCCTTCAGAGCAGTTAATAATCCGATTTATGTTTATAATGGTTTTACTGAAGGAAACAAATATCGGTTTTTAAATGAAGGTTTTGTGTTGACTGAAGGTACTCCGATAGGAGATTGGTCATTTGTTATTAGTGCGGGACCATTTACAATTCCTCCAGGAGATAGTAACAAAGTAGCATTTGCATTTCTAGGCGGTGATAATTTGAGTGATTTGAAAGCGAATGTCGATGCGGCAAAAAATAATTGGTTAGCTTTAACGAGTGGATTAGCCATTCCAGAACTCATTTCGCCTGAAAACGATTCTGCATTTTTAAATCCTTCTCCGACATTATCTTGGGAATCAACTTCACTTGCAACAGAGTATATTTGTCAGGTTTCAACTGACCGTCTTTTCTTTCATAAAGTTGTAGATACAACAGTAACAGATACCACTCTTCAAATCGGGCCACTTACTGATAGTACGAGGTATTTCTGGAGAACCCGTGCAAAAAATTCAACGAGCGTAAGTCTTTGGTCTGAAATTCGAAGTTTCGTTTTATCTGTTCCGTTACAAAAACCTCAGATAACCATTTCGGTACTACAAAATCCTGTTCTAACTAAATATTTTGATGTAATAATTAGTTCTCACATGGAATTAATTCAAAATCCATTAGTACAGACAGTCTCTGCTAATGAACGAGATACAATTGATATGACTGAAATTTCACCCCAACTTTATAAAGGTAGTTCTGTTTTTAAGGCTACTGGTAGCTTAACTTTGCTCGTTTATGTTAAGGCAACCAATGGACAAGATTCTGCTGCCTCAAAGACCATCAATGTAGGATTAGTTAAAAAAGGAGAGATTACAGAAATTGCTAGTGTTGATGGCGATGCAAGAGTAATTTTCCGTGAGAATACAGTTACTGAAGATATATATGTCGTTGTTTCAAAGGAAACCCCAATTAAATCAGAGAAAATTGTTTCTGCTCTATTTACCGTAAGCCCAGATAGAAAATTTTCAAAAGATTTATCAGTAGAATTTGATTATTCAAGACTTATTATCCCCAAAGAGAAAGTTCCCCATCTTTGTGTCTATCAAAAGAAAGAGAATGAGCTTGTACAACTCGAGTCGTGGATAGACCATAAGTCAAAAAAAATCATTGGTAAAACTCAGCAGACAGGAACTTTCTTTCTTGGATTAAGTGCTATTAATGTAGCACAAATATTGCCAGAGAATTATCAATTGTATCAGAATTATCCTAACCCATTTAATCCTTCTACCAAAATTTCATTTGATGTGGTTCAGCCCTCGCATGTGAACATAAAAATATATAATTATCTCGGACAATTAGTGAGCACACTAGTAGACGAGGATTTTATGTCTGGAAACTATAATGTGGTTTGGAATAGTAAAAATGAAGGAGGTATTTCTATGGCTAGCGGAGTATATTTTTGCAAAATGGTAGCAGTTAATCTCCAAACTGCTACTGTTGAATATCAACAAACAATTTCAATGACAATTATTAAATAA
- a CDS encoding glycosyltransferase family 2 protein, giving the protein MSSSVFFSVIIPTFNRKEKLIECLQSLDAQTFPKERFEVLIVDDGSTDGTEEAVHQFTGKSKLSIQYLRQNNLGPGSARNTAAHKASGEILAFTEDDVVIENNWLERASTYFHEESLAGCEGRTTIQNSTRPLRIMEQHGHLGFLPCNLFVRKNAFLEIGGYSTEYFDQNTKLYFREDADFGFRLIERGLKFVYADDVVVAHPPQFTTWQSPFRHVKRFFFDALLMKRHPKLFRETLEVKRIGSLKIHRPFHYLSLSFFVFCLFFFVSIFSEGNFAFLLFIGMVISISGMSLRYIQNDTPLVLRIQILLSIPFVSFSYLYWFVKGCFRFKNFRALL; this is encoded by the coding sequence ATGAGTTCATCGGTTTTCTTCTCAGTCATCATCCCTACATTTAACCGCAAAGAAAAGTTGATTGAATGTTTGCAATCATTGGATGCTCAAACATTTCCTAAAGAACGATTTGAAGTGTTAATAGTTGATGATGGTTCGACTGATGGGACGGAAGAGGCGGTTCATCAGTTCACGGGCAAATCAAAATTATCCATTCAATATTTACGGCAGAATAATTTAGGTCCCGGCTCGGCACGAAATACTGCCGCCCATAAAGCAAGCGGAGAAATTCTTGCGTTCACCGAAGATGATGTAGTCATAGAAAACAATTGGCTCGAACGAGCATCAACATATTTTCATGAAGAATCGCTTGCCGGATGCGAAGGACGGACGACGATTCAAAACTCAACGCGTCCGCTCAGAATTATGGAACAGCACGGACATCTCGGTTTTCTTCCTTGCAATTTATTTGTTCGAAAAAATGCATTTCTTGAAATAGGCGGTTATTCAACGGAGTACTTTGACCAAAATACCAAACTCTATTTCCGCGAAGATGCTGATTTCGGTTTCCGACTGATTGAGCGAGGTTTAAAATTCGTCTATGCAGATGATGTTGTTGTAGCCCATCCGCCGCAATTCACAACGTGGCAATCTCCGTTTCGTCACGTCAAACGGTTCTTCTTTGATGCTCTCTTAATGAAACGACACCCGAAATTATTTCGTGAAACATTGGAGGTGAAACGAATTGGTTCATTAAAGATTCACCGTCCGTTTCATTATTTATCGTTATCGTTTTTCGTTTTCTGTCTCTTCTTTTTTGTTTCGATTTTCAGCGAAGGTAACTTTGCGTTTCTTCTCTTCATCGGGATGGTTATTTCAATCAGTGGAATGAGTTTGCGATACATCCAAAACGACACGCCGTTAGTACTCAGGATTCAGATATTGCTTTCCATACCATTCGTTTCTTTTTCCTACTTGTATTGGTTTGTGAAAGGATGTTTTCGTTTCAAAAACTTTCGAGCGTTGCTCTGA
- a CDS encoding T9SS type A sorting domain-containing protein, whose product MAHREHLSLKVYDMLGKEVAEVVNEEQTAGLHELSFNGADLACGVYYYRLISGSFVDTKKFLLVK is encoded by the coding sequence TTGGCACACCGTGAACATCTTTCATTAAAAGTCTATGACATGCTTGGGAAAGAAGTTGCAGAAGTTGTGAATGAAGAACAGACAGCCGGGCTTCATGAACTAAGTTTTAATGGCGCCGACTTAGCATGCGGTGTGTATTATTATCGTTTAATCAGCGGGAGTTTCGTTGATACGAAAAAGTTCTTGCTGGTGAAATAA
- a CDS encoding HEAT repeat domain-containing protein: protein MKKKPMFSQFKIVIVAVALHVLLASLLNGCASSTTGWKEAQAINTLEAYQNFLDSNPSEELADSARWKIDTLSFLRAKEEHTISSYDRYLRQFPRGEFAQEVNERLEKLFFHKQTEAENSVNGYDDFLQRFPNGVFANEARSRREHLYFNTQIRTANTVTAYESYLKDYPDGKYADSARAMIEFLSFEELKNEDVDSVYLNYLKRYPDGAFKADALGRIELIAFRKANKEQTIEAYEEYIRQYPQGMYVEVAKHNIEDIALAYRQAKIVQVIATQLFYQKNADGDSSAITGVSLPIESLTRRLLSEHANVTAVGPDAKSFSATLNVKTAGVALGSAYGTELMHYTGASLSGKLSFDLPGYPSFKRVFARTIEPPQLSSPVQNSTNGTSAPFAKVFKANGSYIPKLIELMYKLYGASALSSMLHDNDEDVRSAAIEVCGDLKIQPTFNGVMSLLRDNNFTVRQRAALALGKYKDANAVDALVRSLQEVLDFDWIKEQSAQVRQSAAIALGMIGSSEAVKPLISALKDPSMDVRREATRSLVKITSNNFGGEYDAWMKWYEEQKK from the coding sequence ATGAAGAAAAAGCCCATGTTCTCTCAATTCAAAATAGTCATCGTTGCCGTTGCATTGCATGTACTTCTTGCATCGCTTCTGAACGGTTGCGCTTCGTCCACGACCGGATGGAAAGAAGCACAGGCAATCAATACCTTGGAAGCATACCAAAACTTTTTGGATTCGAATCCCTCGGAAGAACTTGCCGACTCAGCGCGCTGGAAAATTGATACCCTCTCCTTCCTTCGTGCAAAAGAAGAACATACGATTTCTTCCTACGACCGTTACCTCCGGCAATTTCCGCGGGGTGAATTTGCACAAGAAGTAAATGAACGGTTGGAAAAATTATTTTTTCATAAACAGACTGAAGCGGAAAATTCCGTCAACGGGTATGATGATTTTTTGCAGAGATTTCCGAACGGAGTATTCGCAAACGAGGCGCGCTCCCGCCGTGAACATCTCTACTTCAATACACAAATTCGCACCGCGAACACCGTCACCGCGTACGAAAGTTATCTGAAAGATTATCCCGACGGAAAGTATGCCGACTCTGCACGGGCGATGATTGAATTTCTCAGTTTCGAGGAATTGAAAAATGAAGACGTTGATTCTGTTTATCTCAATTATTTGAAGCGCTATCCTGATGGCGCGTTCAAAGCCGATGCGCTCGGTCGCATCGAACTGATTGCGTTCCGGAAAGCGAATAAAGAGCAGACGATTGAAGCGTACGAAGAATACATCCGTCAGTATCCCCAGGGAATGTATGTTGAAGTTGCAAAGCATAACATAGAAGATATTGCCCTCGCGTATCGTCAGGCAAAAATTGTACAGGTAATTGCAACACAGTTGTTTTATCAGAAAAATGCCGATGGTGATTCTTCGGCAATTACCGGCGTCTCGCTTCCTATTGAGTCTCTCACACGTCGCTTGCTTTCAGAACATGCCAATGTCACCGCCGTAGGACCCGATGCGAAATCTTTTTCGGCAACGTTGAATGTAAAAACAGCAGGTGTTGCACTTGGCAGTGCGTATGGAACTGAGTTGATGCACTACACCGGCGCTTCTTTAAGTGGCAAATTATCGTTCGATTTGCCGGGGTATCCTTCGTTCAAACGAGTATTTGCACGCACTATTGAACCGCCTCAATTGTCTTCGCCCGTTCAGAACTCGACGAATGGTACTTCCGCACCGTTTGCAAAGGTATTCAAAGCGAACGGCTCGTACATTCCGAAACTCATCGAACTCATGTACAAGTTGTATGGCGCTTCAGCGTTATCATCCATGCTTCATGATAACGACGAAGATGTTCGCTCCGCCGCGATTGAAGTCTGCGGCGATTTGAAAATACAACCAACATTCAACGGAGTGATGAGTTTGTTGCGAGACAATAATTTTACTGTTCGACAACGCGCCGCGCTTGCGCTTGGCAAATACAAAGATGCAAATGCAGTTGACGCGTTAGTGCGTAGCCTGCAGGAAGTGTTAGATTTCGATTGGATAAAAGAACAATCCGCTCAAGTCCGCCAAAGTGCCGCAATTGCTCTTGGCATGATTGGAAGTTCCGAAGCAGTGAAGCCGCTCATCTCCGCGCTGAAAGACCCAAGCATGGATGTTCGCCGCGAAGCCACTCGCTCGTTGGTTAAAATCACTTCGAATAATTTTGGCGGAGAATATGATGCGTGGATGAAGTGGTATGAGGAACAGAAGAAATAG